The stretch of DNA TCCGTCTCCATCATAGAAACCGTCTACGGTTTTTGTTTCTTCCTTGCCCTTAAAGGTTCCCTGAATTGTATAATCCGTAAACGGATTTCCCTCATGTCTGCCTGACATTTCTGCTTCAAAGGTTCCCCATTTTTCTACGGATTCTGTATATTTGCAAGTACTCATAAGTCGTCCTCTTTCTTTCTGTATTCATGCGCGGGCTGCTGTTCACGATACCGCCATGCAGCAGTCTGCATCAAATATCATGATTTAACTGCTCCGGCCATACCTTCCACGAAATATCTCTGGAAGATCAGATATACCACCATAACCGGAATAACGGAAACAAGTACACCTGCACACAGATAACCATAGTCTGTTCCGTGCTCACCTACGAATGTCATAATACCAACCGGTACTGTCTTCATGGCATTGTCGTTGATGATAACGCTGGCCAGAAGATACTCATTCCATGTGGAAAGGAAATCTGTGATAAACAGTGTTGCGATCGCCGGTTTTGCGATCGGCAGGATGATCTTGTAAAAAAGCTGCCATTTATTACATCCGTCAATACATGCAGCCTCATCAATATCTTTCGGAATTCCCAACATGAAACCTCGCATGATCAGGATACAGTAGGAAATACCAAATCCGATATATACATAGAATAATCCGAAATATGTATTCAGAAGATTCAATTTGCTGTAGATGATGTTGATCGGTACCAGTGCTGTCTGCATCGGAAGCATCATACCAATAAGGAAGAATACGAAGATACCTATACGGTGCTTGATATTCAGTCTTGTCAGTGCAAAGGAAGCCATAGCACCTACAAAAATACCAAGCGGTACCTTCAGGCAGGAAATGATCAGATCATTCTTCATATAAGTAAAAAGATTTCCCTTTGTAATGGCATTGGTAAAGTTATCCCAGGCAATTTCAGCAGGAAGCTGGAACAGACTCAGTCCGCTCATAAAATCCTTTTTGTGTTTCAATGCTGTTGCGACCAATGTAAAGATCGGAACGATCCAGATCAGTGCCAAAATTATCAGAAGTACGTACAGCAATATTTTTTTTGTGATTTTTTTTGTTTTTCCGTCCATTGTCTGCACCTCCTACTTTTCTTTTGCCGTGAAGGAAACATACGGAATGATCACCACAAGCATCATGACTACCATGACACAGGCAACTGCAGTTCCCATACCTACATTGTTATACTGGAATGTCTGAGAATACATATAGGTTGCCAGAACCTGTGTAGAGTTGTTTGGACCGCCTCCTGTAAGACCCTGTACAATATCGAAAACCTTCATAGCTGCTACGATCAGTGTTGCAAGAACCATAACGAATGTTTCTTTCATAAGCGGTACGGTAACACTGAAGAATTTACGGACCGGACCTGCACCATCAATGGTTGCTGCCTCAAGGACATCCGGGGATACTGCCTGAAGACCTGCCAGGAAAAGGATCATCGGCTGGCCGATCCCCTGCCACAGTGCTGCCGCAAAGATTGCATACAGGCTCACCTTCGGATCAGAGATCCAGGTCTGTTTGAAATTAATCCCAAGTACCTTGAAAAACTGATTGATAAATCCGATGTTCGGATTGTAGATCCATCTCCAGATGATCGCTACCGCGATTGGTGCGATAACGCAGGGAAAATAGAAAAATGCACGGAACACGGTACGTCCGCGGAACTGTTTGTTAAGAATGACCGCAAAGCCAAGAGAAACCGTCATCAGAAGTACAATCGTAAGTACGATCCAGACCAGGTTATTCTTCAACGCGATCATAAATGTTGCATCATTTGTAAAAAGATTAACATAGTTTGACAGACCTACAAACTCCTTCTCAGCAACACCGTTCCATTTAAACATACTGATAAACAGTGAGTAAAATACCGGTACCACAATTACGGAAAGGTAGATCACTGCTGCCGGTATCAGAAACGCATATGCCCCAAAATCAACTTTTCTTTTTTTCTTCATTCCGGATCACCTCCATTTTTACTGAAAAAAGCGGCCAAAGCCTGCGCTCTGGCCGCCCCGTTATGCTTTTATGATTATTTAGCCTGATATTCTTCAATTGCCTTCTGGATATTAGCTGCTGCATCTTCCGGTGTCATCTCGCCGTTTGCAACTGCATCCTGTGCATTAAAGAGAACATCTGCAACCTCTGTCGGGAATGCCTGGTCAGTGATCGTGAATGTACCGTTCTCATTAGATGTTTCAAGCATACCGTTTACGTTGACCTGCTCAGCCGGAGCTTCAGCGCCCTGTACAGGAAGCGGTACGTTATAGTACTCACCATACTCTGCAACATTCTCATCACTCTGATAGTAATCCATGAACTTCACGCATGCATCAAGTTCTTCATCAGAAAGATTAGCATTGAACTGTGTCATCTCTGCGAAAGCAGACATACGGTTGTCATCACCTGACGGGAATGCAAATACACCATAATTGTTAGGATCAAGATCATTCTGGATGAACTGTCCGTCATACCACTGTCCCTGGAGATCCATTGCACACTCTCCTGTACCCATTGCCATGATGGTATCGTTCGGATCAAGTGTAAGGAAACCATCCGGGAAGTATCCTGCGTCAACCCACTCTTTATATTTCTCAAAAGCCTGTACTACTGCATCGCAGTTCCAGCTCTCCTCAAATGTGTTCAGCTTGTCATGAAGCTCAGCACCTGCATAGTGCTCAACAAGAAGCTCAAACCATCTCATTACATGCCATCCGTTAAGTCCGGCTGTATCCATTGGTGTAACTCCGTTATCTTTCAGAGTCTTAAGAGCTGCTTCGAAATCCTCGAATGTAGTAGGAACTTCGATTCCGTTATCTTCAAAGATCTGTTTATTATAGTAAACACCAAGTGCATTGTAGCTTGTCGGATATCCGGAAAGCTTGTTTTCAAATGTACAGAGATTTAAAGAAGATTCTGTAAATTTGTCGTTCCATCCGTTATCTTTCGCATACTGTGTAAGATCATATGTCTTTCCATTCTCCTCATAGAAGCTTCCAAGACTGCCGCCCCAGTTAAACCACATACTTGGAAGTGTATCTGAAGAAGCTGCTACTTTGCAGGCATCCTTGATTCCATCTGTGTCATAGAAAGAAGCTGTTACTTTAATATCCGGGTTTGCTTCGTTGAATGCCTCTACGATCGGCTCAACCGCATTCTGTCTTGTGCTCAGTGTCCAGAATGAAACCTCTGTTGCTGCACTTACAGAAGAAGCCATTCCGAATACCATTGTTCCTGCAAGTACTGCTGCCATTACCTTTTTAAAATTCATACCATGTCCTCCTTTAAACTTTTCCATGAATTTTGTTTAGTTTTCCGTTTAGCACGTCTCGTTTTTTGTTAAGTAAAAGATAGCATATTGTTTAGTAATTTTCAACTACATTTTATCTTTTCTATATTTTTTATAATTTTATTTGATATTTTTTGTGCATTTTTACCATATCTTTATTATATTTCATTTGACCTCATTTAAACTTTTTTTGAATTATTTTAAATTTATTTACACCATTTATGTTTAACGAATCATTTTCATCCATTTATTAAATACTATTTTGGAACTTTTTATCTAATATTTTCAGTCACTCAATAGCATATTCTGACATTCTCTTTTTCTTATTCCTTCTTTGTTACGTACAAAAACCTGCGGTTTTTATAAAAGCCGCAGGTTTTTCCCATGTTTTTTAAACTTTCTTTAACTTTCACATGCTTTCCGTGCATACTCCGTCTGCACCAAATCTTCATACGCCGCACGATCCGTCAACTCTCCTGCATCTTCCAGGATATCCTGCAGAAGCTCAAAGCTGTCTTTTTCAAAGATGAGATTCTCTTTCCATGTGTCCTGGTCATAATAACGTTTTACAATGGCAGTGATGGTTTCAAGATCTGTTTCTTTGAACTGCGGTGCGATCACTTCCGCGATTTCCTCCGGCGTATGACTCTGCACATAGTCCATTCCCTTCTGAAGTGCATCGGTGAATTTCTGGATGATCTCAGGATTTTCTTTCATGTAGCTTGCTTTTGCACTGTAGGATGTATATGGTACATATCCGGATGCCTCCCCGAGAGATGCCACTACATAGCCCGCTCCTTCTTTTTCCAGAATAGTTGCAGATGGTTCGAATTCTACTGTATATGCCGCTGAATCATCACCTGTAAAGGCTGCTGCCGTGGAACCGAAATCAATACTCTGGTCAATGATCAGATCCTTTTGCGGATCAATGCTGTTTTTCTTCAGTATATATTCAAATACCATTTCCGGCATTCCACCTGTCGCCTGTATTACAATGTAAATATTTATCCGATAGTTGTTTTGCGGTGGTTTCTGCTGAGATATCTGACGTATCCGGCAGATAGTCTTTGACAAGCACCGTAATTTCTTCTTTTGATTTTACGATTTTATACGGCTTCAGCGAGTTTTCTGTGGGTTCCAGAATTCCAAGATTTTTCGCCAGCTCAATATAGGGCAGAATACTCTGCTTTGTCTTTTTGAATCCAAGATCTGTGATGTGCTCAGACAGATACTTGGCAGATGTGTAGCCACGCTCATCCTCAGCGATCAGCTTCATTACGATAGCAATTATCGTATTTTCTCTGCGGTTCATTTCATCGGAAGGACTATAATGAATCAGATTGGATAGTCCATACTTTAAAGTAATTTCCGGCATTCCGTCCTCATCCACCACAATTTTTTCTATGAGAAGTTCAATATCTCTGCGGTCAAGCGTTCCCCCGGCAATGATCTTATCTACTACATCAAGAGCATTCCGTAATTTATCTTTTACATCCGGCGTTTCGATTGCTGCTTCATCCAGTTCCTTTAACTGCATTTCCAGACCATGAATCTGAGCAAACAAATCATTCTGCATGGAATCGTAAGTCTCATTGATCAAATTTTCATTTCCGTTAGCAACTGCCAGATCTTTTACTTTCTGTGTAAGTAAAACTTTCAGCTGATTCTTTCGGTCACCGATTTCTCTATGTAGTTCCTGTCGTTTTTCTTCGACTGTTTTTTTTTCTGCTTCAAAATCTTTCAAATCATAGGTAGCAATGACTTCACTGAGAGCATTTCTGCATAGTTTGATATAAGTCAGAACATCTTCCATTAAATCATCTTCTTCGATCAGATGAGCCTTGGAGCAATAACGCCTGCCTTTGGTGTTATATGTCGTACAGATATAATATTTTCGTTCCCTGCTGGATGTCTGACGCTTGATCGGTGTAAGACGGCTGCCACAGTCCTTACAATACAGACAGCTTCCGAAAGGATTGGGAATCTCTGAACCAAGCCACTGTCCACGGCTTCCACGATAATTCGTGCGGTTACGTTTTTCTTTTAATTCCTGCACCAGTGAAAAGGTAGCTTTGTCAATAATCGCCGGGTGATGATTCTCGAAAATACACTGTTCTTCCTTTGGGACACGTTTGTCCTTTCCATGAACGGTATTCCTTGCACGCTTTTTCAACCGAAACGTTCCAATATAAAAATCATTGTCCAGGATTTCTTTTATCATGGCATCCGACCATTTGGAAGCCACCTGTCTTTTGGATAATCTTCCTTCTTCGATTTCACGTTCCCGCTGTATCATAGACGGAGTCGGTGCGTTGTGCTCTGTCAGATACGTAGCGATTTTTCGATAACCGGAACCGGAAAGGTATAAATCATAAATCTTCCTGATATATTCCGCTTCTTTTGGCACAATCTCCAAAATCGTTTTATCTTCTGTATTGCGACGGTACCCAAACGGGGGTCTGGTGATCAAAGTTCCTTCTTTTTGCCGGGCTCCGATGGCACGTTTGATCTTTTTACTGGTGTCTTTCACATACCTTTCATTAAACCATGTTTTTATACCAATGGTGTCATCACTGGAATCCATGGAATCATAGTTGTCATCAATGACAATCAAGTGTTTGCCACGCTCCTGGAACTCATCCAGAAGCAGAAGAACCTTTGCATTATGTCTGCCAAGACGGGAGAAGTCTTTGACGTATACGGTATCAATCTCTTGATCCAGATCTGCCATCATCTGCTGAAATCCAGGTCTGTCAAAAATATAGCCGGAAATTCCATCGTCTTCATACCAGCGGTCAATTTTTACGCCATGATCATTGGCATATTGACTGATGATCAGCTTCTGATTTTCTATGGAAACGTAATTTTTCTTATCATCATCTCGGGAGAGACGGACATATCCTGCATTCATAGCTGCCCCTTTCATTAATGTAAATTTAAATACTATGCATTATGTAATATCGTTATATATTATGGGTAAGAAAAAGTATATAGTCAAATTGAAGGCATTTAAAATTATGAAATATTTGATATTGATGATAGATTGCGAAAACATGTGAGATTTGATATGATTTTAAGGAAATATTTAATCGAATCAAGTAAGTCCCCTGCTTCAATTGCGAAAAGAAATAAGCAGTGGGTGGGGACTTGCTTGTATCAGGAGGAGTGCAAGCTCCTTCTGATAAACTGCGGAGCAGTTATTCGGTTATGAGCAAGTAGCAAAGCGGATTGCGAATATCCGCTTGATTAGATTTTGGAAATTTGACGGAGGTAGTTATGGCTTTTGATTTTAAGAAAGAATATAAAGAATTTTATATGCCGAAGAAAAAACCAGAGATTGTAAATGTCCCGAAGGCTAATTACATTGCAGTCAGAGGTAAAGGCAATCCAAACGAAGAAGGCGGTGCATATCAACAAGCGATTAGTGTTTTATATGCTGTTGCATACACATTAAAAATGAGTTACAAGACTGATTATAAAATTGAAGGCTTTTTTGAATATGTTGTCCCTCCATTGGAAGGCTTTTGGTGGCAGGATGATATCGAAGGTGTAGATTATACAAATAAATCTGCTTTTAACTGGATTTCTGTCATTCGTCTGCCTGATTTCATTTCTAAAGCCAATTTTGACTGGGCGGTAGAAACAGCAACCAAAAAGAAGAAACTCGATTGTTCATCCGCAGAGTATCTTACGATTGATGAAGGATTATGCGTCCAAATTATGCACATAGGTTCTTTTGATGATGAGCCAGCAACCGTTGCTCTTATGGATACTTATGTAGAACAAAATGGGTATGTGAATGATATTAACAAAGATAGATTGCACCACGAGATTTATATGTCTGATGCAAGAAAGGTTGCCCCGGAAAAATGGAAAACTGTAATTAGACATCCAATCAAGAAAGCGTGAAATCGGAAGTTGTAGTAAAGGAGGTTTACAATGGGGTTTTGGATTTTTATGTTGATTATGGATTTGCTTCTTCCATTTACGATGATTGGTTTTGGAAGATATTTTATGAAAAAGGCTCCAAAGGAAATAAATTCAGTATTTGGATATCGGACTTCGATGTCTATGAAGAACAAAGACACATGGGAATTTGCTCATAAATATTGTGGTAAAGTTTGGTATGTCTGTGGAATGGTTATGTTGCCGATAACAGTAATATTCATGCTTTTAGTAATTGGAAAAAATGAAGATTGTGTTGGGAGTATAGGAGGAATTATCTGTGGTGTTCAACTTATTCCTTTAATTGGATCTATTCTCCCAACAGAAATAGCATTAAAAAAGAATTTTGATAAGAATGGAACAAGACGATAAATTCCAGTTTGTTGAAATCATGATATATCATTCCAGTGATTTCTAACCATTGCTTTGATACCATTGTGAATATCGGCATCCGAGTTCCCATCCAGAAATGTGACAACCCGGAAACCACTATCCGTATATTTCTTACGTTCAGCTTCAAATTCTTCCTGTGAGGAGAAGTCGCTGCGCCAGAGATAATACGTTGGTTTACACAAGGCTATCACATCCTCATTCTGTTAAATTTTCTATCATTATCATATAAAAAGTGGACAGTTTTCGTGTCTGTCCACTTTAAAATAATTTTATCGTTCACGGTCTGAATGGCTTAACTGACCTCTTTTTGCCAATTCCAGTATTCCCGGTGGAATACGTTTTACCAGATGTTGCAGATTTTCATAATCCGCCCTGAGTCTGGCATCATCCATTTTTTTCGCATACTACTGGATTTTGCTTCTTTTACCTGTCTGGATAAATTCTCTGTCTGTTTTTGCAAAGATGATTTATCTGACTTTAAGGAACGAAGTGTCTGATCGTACTTTCGAATCTGTGTCTGAAAATTCTCCATTGCGGGGAAAAACTTCTGCAAAAGTTCAACTGCTTTATCCGTATTTTTACCCGCATTGAAAAAGTTTGTATTTTCCAGTAGATCAGTAATTTCTTTATCGGTTAAGTAATTTACGCAAAGACCGTAGCATGAGCCAAAAACAACTGGCTGAGGAGCTTCATGTGACACACTCACAGATCAGCCATAGCGAAAGTGGTGAAACAAAAAATCCTAATATAAGTATCGTGATAGATGCAGCCAGATTTTTTCATGTTTCCACAGATTATCTGCTTGGAATTACACAGATTACCACACCAAAAAGTTATGATATTTCAGAATTAGGACTTTCTGAAGAACCTGTAAAGAGGTTAATTACCGGAAGAATAGATATAAATATTTTAAACTGCCTGTTAGAACATGAGCACTTTCCACGCCTGTGTATTATGATTCGCAATTTCTTTGATGGTACCATTATCGAGGGAGTCATGGCTCGAAACCAGGTGGTTGATTTTGCAGTAGATCAGTTGACGGATTTAATGAATGCAGAACCGGCAAAACGAAAAGAAATTATAAAAGATAAACAGTTTTTAAATTGGCAGAAATTAGGATTGAATGAAGCAGATATTGAAAAAATCAAGAATCAGTTTGTATCCATATTGCGTGATATAAAATCCAGTATGCAGAACAAAGAACTTACAAGTACTGTTGCTACAGCCGAATCCATAAAGACAATCCGAAATGCATTGCCTGATAAGCCAGCTTCTGATATTACAAGTGATGATGTGGCAAATGCCGTTGCTTTTTATATGGGGCAGACAACAGATCTGAACGATACGGGACTTACAATGGTACAGGAATTGGCAAAATATATTTTTGATAACAGTGTGCCGGAGAAAAGATCAGATGATCATTGGTAGAAATATACCTTTCTTCAAATGTGGCATCGTTTAAATAACAGCATCGCCATGCTATTATTCAAACTCAGTTCTGCTCTTTCAGGAATCTCCTTTGCGGGATACCTTCCATCGCAGAATGCCGAGAGCTACAGGTAAATGTAGAGCAGTAGGTTATTTTCCCGGCAGTTAAAAAATCTGAAAGATAATTAACAACAATTCAATTGTGCTATATCTTGAATGCTGTTATGATTTAGTTACAAAAGCTTTTGGAAAATCTGTTAGGAGAGAATTTAAATGAATATTGGTAGTGTGATAAAAAAATACAGAAAAGAAGCCGGATACACCCAGGAAGAGATGGCAAACAGGCTTGGTGTTACAACTCCAGCAGTAAATAAATGGGAAAATGGCAACTCTAAGCCAGACATTGAATTGTTGTCACCTATTGCAAGATTGTTGCATATTTCTCTGGATACCCTGTTGTCTTTTCAAGAAAAATTGACAGATTTTGAAATCGGAGAATTTATTCAGAAGATGGACAAAATGTTTTCAGAGGAAGGTTACGAAAAAACATATCAATGGGCTGTAAATACCATAAAAAAATACCCAAACTGCAACTTGCTTATCTGGCAGATCGCAGTAATGCTCGATTCCCGAAGAATTATTGGTGAATGTGATAATCCAGATAAGTACGATGAACAAATCAATGCCTGGTATGAAATAGCCTTGAATGACGAAGAGGAAAAAATCCAGCACCATGCAGCAGATTCCCTGTTTGGCTTTTATTTAAGGAAAAAGGATTATGCTATGGCAGAAAAATATCTACGTTATTTTTCCGACTATGATCCTGTGAAAAAAGTAAAAATGGGACAATTATATATGAAGCAGGGAAAAACAGAAGATGCATATGAAAAACTTGAAGATGTAGTCTTTTCAACGTATACTACATTAAATCTGACTTTTGGTACCATGATCACCCAAGCTCTTGAAGAAAAGAATCATGAATATGCAAAATATCTGGCAAAAAAAATGAGTATTTTAGCCAATGTATTTGACATGGGAAAATATCATGAATGCGCAGCAATGTTAAATGTTGTTGTTGCCGAAAAAGATGTGAAAGGCACTTTTCAGATGGCAAAGCAACTCTTGGAGAACGTAGATACCATGGGTGATTTTCGAGAATCAAAATTATATCAGCACATGAAATTCCGGGATACTGAAAATCCGTATGCCAAAGAAATGAAGAAGGCATTACTGGAAGGATTCAGAACTGAAGAAGAATTTTCTTACATGAATGGATATGAACCGTGGGATCAATTTATTCATGAATAAAAGCCCTATCCGCCGGGAACAGAGCATTTTATAGATGAAAGAGATTATTTGGCAGGCGTCGCGGCTCCTGCATCTCTTTTAACCTATAGGGTGCGTGGTTGCAACGAAATTTACCACCTCAAATAATCTTACCACCATAATAATTGAAATTTGCATACTTGTAAACAAGTGGGTATAAAAAAATCCTGATTGAATATAATTTAACGCAAGGATAATTTCTGATTGACTTTCCAAGTTATATCGGTTATATTATCTTTAGTGATCAGATTGCAGAAACTCGTGAAGCCTGCGATCGGGGGAGGGTGCCGAGGCCCCTCTCCTTTTTCTTTATCTGAAAATATTTTGCTGAGAGGTACATATGAGCAAACCATTTATTACATATACTACACAGATTGAAAAACTGAAAAGTGAAAAAAATCTGATTATTGTAGATTCTGATTTCGCGGTAGAAGCTCTGCAAAATATCAGTTATTATGCATTGATTGGTGGATATAAACATCCATTTATTGATATTCATACTCGTAAATATATTAACGAAGCACGTTTTGAAGATATCGTATCTCTTTATGAATTTGATGAAGAACTGCGTGGACTCTTTTTTAAATATTTATGCCGTGTAGAAAGAAGAATGCGTTCGTCCATTTCTTATCATTTCTGTAAAAAGCATGGGGAGCGTCAGGAAGAATATCTCAATCCTAACAATTATAACAATCTTTCAAAAAATAAAAATGGAATCGCAAAATTAATTAAGATGCTTGATACGATGGCGAAACAAAATAGGGATCATGATTATCTTGTTTATCAGCGTAATAAATATCATAATATTCCATTATGGGTGATTATGAATACACTTACTTTTGGTCAGATATCCAAAATGTTTGAATTTTTACCTCAGAATATACAGGGAACAGTTTGCCAGGATTTTGGGAATGTTAAGAAAAATGAAATGATAAAGTATTTGAAGGTATTAACGCTGTACCGAAACGTATGTGCACATAATGAACGCCTGTTTTCTTATCGCACATATATCGACATTCCAGATACATTGTTACATAAAAAATTGAACATTTCTAAAAATGGTTCAAAATACATATAAGGAAAAAACGACTTATTCAGTGTTGTTATTGCTTTTCGTTATCTACTTTCCAAAACAGATTTTATACAATTTAAAAAACAACTATTGCATATTTTCAGTAAGTACGAAAAACAGAATTCAAATCTTAAGCTGAATGTTCTCTTTGAATATATGGGATTCCCATCAAACTGGAAAGAGATAACAAAATTCCGCAAAATATAAATTTAAATAAAAGTTTTATCTTGTTTATTGCATATTTAGAGTTGTTGCAGTATATTAATAACAATTGGGGTATGTGTTTGCGGACATATACTTGGAGGAGTCGGGACAATCTGGCTCCTTCTTTATTGACGGTAAGTAATCCATGCAGTATTATATAAATACAAAGTAGCTCTGAATCGGATATTCAGAGTTGTAAAACGGCGGAAATATCATTGCTGGTATTTCCGCCACTTCTTTTATACATTCTTCGCACTATTCATCCCATCCACCCAGTTACACAGAATCACAATCGTCTCATAATTTACATAGTTATATGTACGCCACCCTTACGACCGCCAAGAACCTTCTCTCCTTTCAGATCCTCCCACTTGAAATCAGGCATCTCTTCTCTTGCCACAAGAAAATTCCCCGCACGCTGAGTTAACTGCGCGAAATTTACGACAGGATCCGTGGCGCCCTCCTGATAAGCATAAACAGATGCCTCTGCACCCATAAATCCAATATCTGCCTCACCGGAAATCACAGCAGTCATCGTTTTATCTGCTCCGAATCCCGTCACCAGTGTCAGATTCAGACCTTCCTCCGCAAAATATCCCTTCTCGATCGCAACATACTGGGGTGCATAGAAAACAGAATGTGCTACCTCATTTAAAGTGACTTTGCTCAATTTCTCCTCTTCCTTATCTTTCTTTGATGCAAAAACTGTCATCGGCAGCGCCGTCACCGCCAGCACGACTGCCACCGCCAATGCGATCCGTTTTTTATTTTTCATGCAGATACTCCTTTTTTGACTTCTGATTTTAGCATATGCCAGAAGGACCTGAAGGGTTCGGAACATCATACTGAAATGGAAAGGAATTGCCTCTCCCCCAAAAATATGATAAGGTGAAGCAAATAGAATCTTTCAGAAGGAGTATCCATATGAAATATGACTTCACTTCCATCATTGACCGGCATGGCAGAGATTCCATCGCAGTAGACGGCCTGAAGGGCGATGGTTTCTCTCCTGCCCCGCCGAAAGAAGGCTTCGATGCCATCCCGATGTGGGTAGCAGACATGAACTTCCCTACTGTACCTACCATACAGCAGGCGATCATCGAACGGGCCGGTCACCCGGCCTTCGGTTACTTCGAAGCCCCGCCGGAATATTATAAGGCCATCATCCGCTGGCAGGAAACACGTCACGGTGTCACCGGTCTGAAGCCCAAGCACATTGGCTACGAAAATGGCGTTCTGGGCGGAGTTATCAGTACACTGAACTGCATCTGCTCCCGCGGTGATAACGTCCTGGTTCACAGCCCGACATACATAGGCTTCACAACAAGTCTAAAAAACAACGGCTACGAGGCCGTACATTCTCCGCTGGTAAGGGATGAAAACGGCATATGGAGAATGGATTATGCAGACATGGAGAAACAACTCCGGGAAAAGAAGATCCACGCTGCCATTCTCTGCAATCCGCATAATCCCTGTGGACGCGTGTGGGAGCGTTGGGAGCTGGAAAAAGCCATGGAACTTTACCGAAAACATGATGTCTATGTCATCTCAGACGAGATCTGGTCTGACCTCATCCTGAACGGCCATAAGCATATCCCTAGCCAGTCCGTCAGTGAAGATGCCCGCCAGCGTACAGCGGCCTTCTACGCTCCATCCAAAACCTTTAATCTTGCAGGGCTTGTTGGCAGCTATCACATTGTATACAACAGCTGGTGGCGGGATCGTATTTTGAAAGAGTCCAGTCTGAGCCATTATAATATGATGAATGTTCTGTCCATGCACGCTCTGCTTGGCGCTTATCAGCCTGAGGGCTATGAATGGACCGATGAACTATGCGAAGTACTAAGCGGAAATGTAAACTTTGCCTGTGATTACATTGACCGGCACTTTAATGGTGTCAACGTTTCCAGGCCTGAAGGCACCTACATGCTCTTTGCCGACTGCACCGACTGGTGTGCCGCCCATGGCAAAACAATCGAGGATGTGGAAAAAGCCTGCTGGGATGTCGGTGTTGCCGTCCAGGACGGCAGGATGTTTTTCGGTTCCTGTCACCTGAGAATGAATCTGGCCTCACCCCGTTCCCGCATAGAGGAAGCCTTCCGCCGAATGGATCGATACGTCTTCAACAGGTAAAAATCTACTCTGCCGTTCATTACAATCTATGCTATAATAGAGCTCATAACACCAGCGTTCCATCCTGTCACTTTCCGGAACGCTGTAAATAGGAGGAAATCAATATGGATATTAAAGAAGAAATCCACGCATTATCAGAAGAAATGCTCACAAATCTTGGC from Blautia sp. SC05B48 encodes:
- a CDS encoding GyrI-like domain-containing protein; protein product: MAFDFKKEYKEFYMPKKKPEIVNVPKANYIAVRGKGNPNEEGGAYQQAISVLYAVAYTLKMSYKTDYKIEGFFEYVVPPLEGFWWQDDIEGVDYTNKSAFNWISVIRLPDFISKANFDWAVETATKKKKLDCSSAEYLTIDEGLCVQIMHIGSFDDEPATVALMDTYVEQNGYVNDINKDRLHHEIYMSDARKVAPEKWKTVIRHPIKKA
- a CDS encoding recombinase family protein; amino-acid sequence: MNAGYVRLSRDDDKKNYVSIENQKLIISQYANDHGVKIDRWYEDDGISGYIFDRPGFQQMMADLDQEIDTVYVKDFSRLGRHNAKVLLLLDEFQERGKHLIVIDDNYDSMDSSDDTIGIKTWFNERYVKDTSKKIKRAIGARQKEGTLITRPPFGYRRNTEDKTILEIVPKEAEYIRKIYDLYLSGSGYRKIATYLTEHNAPTPSMIQREREIEEGRLSKRQVASKWSDAMIKEILDNDFYIGTFRLKKRARNTVHGKDKRVPKEEQCIFENHHPAIIDKATFSLVQELKEKRNRTNYRGSRGQWLGSEIPNPFGSCLYCKDCGSRLTPIKRQTSSRERKYYICTTYNTKGRRYCSKAHLIEEDDLMEDVLTYIKLCRNALSEVIATYDLKDFEAEKKTVEEKRQELHREIGDRKNQLKVLLTQKVKDLAVANGNENLINETYDSMQNDLFAQIHGLEMQLKELDEAAIETPDVKDKLRNALDVVDKIIAGGTLDRRDIELLIEKIVVDEDGMPEITLKYGLSNLIHYSPSDEMNRRENTIIAIVMKLIAEDERGYTSAKYLSEHITDLGFKKTKQSILPYIELAKNLGILEPTENSLKPYKIVKSKEEITVLVKDYLPDTSDISAETTAKQLSDKYLHCNTGDRWNAGNGI
- a CDS encoding carbohydrate ABC transporter permease, which produces MKKKRKVDFGAYAFLIPAAVIYLSVIVVPVFYSLFISMFKWNGVAEKEFVGLSNYVNLFTNDATFMIALKNNLVWIVLTIVLLMTVSLGFAVILNKQFRGRTVFRAFFYFPCVIAPIAVAIIWRWIYNPNIGFINQFFKVLGINFKQTWISDPKVSLYAIFAAALWQGIGQPMILFLAGLQAVSPDVLEAATIDGAGPVRKFFSVTVPLMKETFVMVLATLIVAAMKVFDIVQGLTGGGPNNSTQVLATYMYSQTFQYNNVGMGTAVACVMVVMMLVVIIPYVSFTAKEK
- a CDS encoding carbohydrate ABC transporter permease; this encodes MDGKTKKITKKILLYVLLIILALIWIVPIFTLVATALKHKKDFMSGLSLFQLPAEIAWDNFTNAITKGNLFTYMKNDLIISCLKVPLGIFVGAMASFALTRLNIKHRIGIFVFFLIGMMLPMQTALVPINIIYSKLNLLNTYFGLFYVYIGFGISYCILIMRGFMLGIPKDIDEAACIDGCNKWQLFYKIILPIAKPAIATLFITDFLSTWNEYLLASVIINDNAMKTVPVGIMTFVGEHGTDYGYLCAGVLVSVIPVMVVYLIFQRYFVEGMAGAVKS
- a CDS encoding ABC transporter substrate-binding protein, whose amino-acid sequence is MNFKKVMAAVLAGTMVFGMASSVSAATEVSFWTLSTRQNAVEPIVEAFNEANPDIKVTASFYDTDGIKDACKVAASSDTLPSMWFNWGGSLGSFYEENGKTYDLTQYAKDNGWNDKFTESSLNLCTFENKLSGYPTSYNALGVYYNKQIFEDNGIEVPTTFEDFEAALKTLKDNGVTPMDTAGLNGWHVMRWFELLVEHYAGAELHDKLNTFEESWNCDAVVQAFEKYKEWVDAGYFPDGFLTLDPNDTIMAMGTGECAMDLQGQWYDGQFIQNDLDPNNYGVFAFPSGDDNRMSAFAEMTQFNANLSDEELDACVKFMDYYQSDENVAEYGEYYNVPLPVQGAEAPAEQVNVNGMLETSNENGTFTITDQAFPTEVADVLFNAQDAVANGEMTPEDAAANIQKAIEEYQAK